The Thermodesulfobacterium sp. TA1 sequence AGAGCTTTATCAAAGGGCCGATGATAATGAGGACACAGTAAGGAATAGGTTGAAAGTTTACCATGAATCTACTGCTCCTCTTATCGAATATTATAAGAAAAAGGGCATTTTGGCTGAGATTGATGGAAGTAAGAGTATAGAAGAAATAACTCAGCAAATTATTAATATTTTAGAAAAGAAGTAAAATTGTATAATTCTTATTTTAAAAAACGAGCAATACTTAAGACCCAGGCTGAGATAGAGCTTTTACGTAAGGCTAATGCTATAGTTATGGAGGTTCTTTTTAGACTTAAAGAAGAAGTAAGGCCTGGGGTTAGTACTTGGGAGTTTGAGGAGTTAGCTTTAATTCTTTGCGAAAAAAGAGGTGTTAAGCCAGCTTTTAAAGGGTATAGAGGTTATCCTTATGCCCTTTGTGTGTCTATAAACGAAGAAATAGTGCATGGAATGCCAAAGAAAGATAAGATTTTAAAAGAGGGTGATATTGTTAGTTTTGATTTTGGGGTAATTTATGAAGGTTATGTAGGTGATGCGGCGTTGACGGTGGGTGTGGGAAAGGTTTCTGAAAAGGCAGAAAGGTTGATGAGGGTTACTGAAGAAGCCCTTTATAAGGGTATTGAAAAAGCTCATTTTGGTAATAAAATAGGAGACATATCTTTTGCAATTCAATCCCATGTGGAAAAGTATGGCTTTAATGTGATAAGGGAATTTGTTGGACATGGGGTAGGCAGGAGTTTGCATGAGCCACCAGAGGTTCCTAACTGGGGGAGGCCAGGAAGAGGACCTAAGATAGAGGTAGGGATGGTTTTAGCGATAGAGCCTATGGTATCTGCTGGAGATTATAGGGTAGAGATTTTATTAGATGGATGGACTGCTGTAACTAAGGACAGAAGTTTAGCAGCTCATTTTGAACATTCTGT is a genomic window containing:
- the map gene encoding type I methionyl aminopeptidase is translated as MEVLFRLKEEVRPGVSTWEFEELALILCEKRGVKPAFKGYRGYPYALCVSINEEIVHGMPKKDKILKEGDIVSFDFGVIYEGYVGDAALTVGVGKVSEKAERLMRVTEEALYKGIEKAHFGNKIGDISFAIQSHVEKYGFNVIREFVGHGVGRSLHEPPEVPNWGRPGRGPKIEVGMVLAIEPMVSAGDYRVEILLDGWTAVTKDRSLAAHFEHSVAITPNGPEILSKV